Proteins encoded together in one Miscanthus floridulus cultivar M001 chromosome 16, ASM1932011v1, whole genome shotgun sequence window:
- the LOC136514412 gene encoding LOB domain-containing protein 12-like, which translates to MGGGSPCASCKLLRRRCTKDCIFAPFFPADDPHKFAIVHKVFGASNVSKMLQELPVQQRGDAVSSLVYEANARMRDPVYGCVGAISFLQNQVSQLQMQLAVAQAEILCIQMQRRDDVDGGGPDVDVVVPPPSSLVAAAAGSADHHHHHMTMAMRQQAMMATDVDMDAFLMQNAAAAGAIPPQLMGMGYGGAASVGAMGETTALKRESLWT; encoded by the exons ATGGGCGGTGGGTCGCCGTGCGCGTCGTGCAAGCTGCTCCGGCGGCGGTGCACCAAGGACTGCATCTTCGCGCCATTCTTCCCGGCCGACGACCCCCACAAGTTCGCCATCGTCCACAAGGTCTTCGGTGCCAGCAACGTCTCCAAGATGCTCCAG GAGCTCCCGGTGCAGCAGCGCGGCGACGCGGTGAGCAGCCTGGTGTACGAGGCGAACGCGCGGATGCGGGACCCCGTCTACGGCTGCGTCGGGGCCATCTCCTTCCTGCAGAACCAGGTGTCGCAGCTGCAGATGCAGCTGGCCGTCGCGCAGGCCGAGATCCTGTGCATCCAGATGCAGCGCCGGGACGACGTCGACGGAGGCGGCCCGGACGTCGACGTGGTGgtcccgccgccgtcgtcgctggtcgcggcggcggccggcagcgccgaccaccaccaccaccacatgacGATGGCGATGCGGCAGCAGGCGATGATGGCCACCGACGTCGACATGGACGCCTTCCTCATGcagaacgccgccgccgccggagccatCCCGCCTCAGCTCATGGGCATGGGCTACGGCGGCGCCGCATCGGTGGGCGCCATGGGAGAGACGACGGCACTCAAGAGAGAGTCCCTGTGGACGTAG
- the LOC136512096 gene encoding cytosolic endo-beta-N-acetylglucosaminidase 1-like, whose translation MPVSPRRHLRRLARRVRAMLPSAAEPEVSDGDERRAWEPPFDASSPAPPMSYPITDLAALASRAYLSAEANFHLPFNRASVPAPASPLPQRRRVLVCHDMEGGYRDDAAPQGGANPDAYALWHWHLVDVFVYFSHYLVTLPPPCWINAAHLHGVKVLGTFIAECDKGVEVCKEMLATEASAQMYAERLTELAHTLGFDGWLINIEVKLDIHFIDNLKEFVKHLTTTMHDAVPGSLVIWYDAITVNGDLDWQDKLNKYNKPFFDVCDGLFSNYTWKENYPQDSAAVAGNRKFDVYMGIDVFGRNTFGGGQWTTNVALDLLKKVDISAAIFAPGWVYETKQPPDFQSAQNHWWGLVEKSWGILRSYPEQLPFYSDFNQGHGYQVSVEGLQISSDPWNNISCQSFQSMLKYTRDQVHLQAYTDFKDGPYSGGNCLTAKGTLRQNIVFSERLFNGGLAMEDGPVHLFYSVRANANSALGLSLDLSSRNKQGTSILVAEDIATFTRKKQNHKYGSYVKADKVELHAPDNQDWVPVQLHSPDNQDWVLYKATVWSSAGYTLTGINIVCTLKFTGQIRPETEDGSILEEEVDGSSLYQASLGHISIRNTDKNTEFPPAESWVTEGDYISWSKSSNGSELVSLKISWKLKTPDQRQPPFSKYNIYVEKLMADSDVKAPRSYLGVASVDAFYVSGLEVSNEITGVKFFIQAFAHDGSWQELEECPNFFLSPGHSE comes from the exons ATGCCCGTCTCCCCGCGCCGCCACCTCCGCCGTCTCGCCCGCCGTGTCCGAGCCATGCTCCCCTCCGCCGCGGAGCCGGAGGTGTCCGATGGCGACGAACGCCGCGCGTGGGAGCCGCCCTTCGACGCGTCCTCGCCTGCGCCGCCCATGTCCTACCCGATCACGGACCTAGCCGCGCTCGCCTCGCGCGCCTACCTCTCCGCCGAAGCCAACTTCCACCTCCCCTTCAACAGGGCCTCCGTCCCGGCGCCAGCCTCGCCGCTCCCACAGCGCCGCCGCGTCCTCGTCTGCCACGACATGGAGGGCGGATACCGCGACGACGCGGCGCCGCAGGGCGGGGCCAACCCGGACGCCTACGCGCTCTGGCACTGGCACCTCGTCGACGTCTTCGTCTACTTCTCGCACTACCTCGTCACCCTCCCGCCTCCCTGCTGGATCAACGCCGCTCACCTCCACGGTGTCAAG GTTTTAGGGACGTTCATTGCAGAGTGCGATAAAGGCGTGGAGGTTTGCAAAGAGATGCTCGCGACCGAGGCTTCTGCACAGATGTATGCCGAAAGGCTCACAGAGCTGGCTCATACCTTGGGATTTGATGGTTGGCTG ATTAACATTGAGGTCAAGCTTGACATTCATTTCATCGATAACCTGAAAGAGTTCGTCAAGCATCTAACCACGACAATGCACGATGCAGTTCCTGGATCTTTAGTCATATG GTATGATGCAATCACTGTGAATGGTGACCTTGATTGGCAGGATAAGCTCAACAAGTACAATAAGCCATTCTTTgatgtatgtgatgggttatttTCCAACTATACATGGAAG GAAAATTACCCACAAGATTCAGCTGCAGTTGCTGGAAACAGGAAATTTGATGTATACATGGGTATTGATGTTTTTGGACGAAATACATTCGGTGGTGGTCAGTGGACT ACAAATGTTGCCCTTGATCTACTTAAGAAAGTTGATATCTCAGCTGCCATATTTGCTCCTGGATGGGTATATGAAACTAAGCAACCACCTGACTTTCAGAGCGCACAGAATCA TTGGTGGGGCCTTGTTGAAAAATCATGGGGTATTCTTCGGAGCTATCCAGAACAGTTACCATTCTACTCAGATTTTAATCAG GGTCATGGTTATCAGGTATCCGTTGAAGGATTGCAAATCTCCAGCGATCCATGGAACAATATTTCTTGCCAAAGTTTCCAG TCTATGCTTAAATACACCAGAGATCAAGTTCACCTGCAAGCCTATACGGA TTTCAAGGATGGACCGTACAGTGGAGGGAATTGTTTGACAGCCAAAGGAACTCTTCGGCAGAACATTGTTTTCTCAGAACGACTTTTTAATGGAGGACTTGCCATGGAAGATGGACCTGTTCATCTATTTTATTCG GTAAGAGCCAATGCAAACTCTGCTCTAGGGTTGTCCCTGGATCTGTCTTCTAGAAACAAGCAGGGTACATCAATTCTTGTTGCAGAGGACATAGCAACATTCACCAGAAAGAAACAAAATCACAAGTATGGATCATATGTTAAAGCCGATAAGGTGGAGCTACATGCTCCAGATAACCAAGATTGGGTCCCTGTGCAACTACATTCTCCAGATAACCAAGACTGGGTCCTTTACAAAGCAACTGTTTGGTCCAGTGCTGGCTACACATTAACTGGTATCAACATTGTCTGCACATTGAAATTTACTGGCCAAATCCGTCCAGAAACAGAAGATGGTAGCATCTTGGAAGAAGAAGTCGATGGATCATCACTGTATCAAGCATCACTAGGCCACATCAGTATTCGAAATACTGACAAAAACACAGAGTTCCCTCCAGCAGAATCATGGGTAACTGAAGGTGATTACATTTCGTGGTCAAAAAGTTCTAACGGATCTGAACTTGTGAGTCTGAAAATCAGCTGGAAGCTGAAGACCCCTGATCAACGACAACCACCATTCAGCAAGTACAATATCTATGTGGAGAAGTTGATGGCAGATTCAGACGTGAAAGCTCCCAGAAGCTATCTTGGAGTTGCTAGTGTCGATGCCTTCTACGTATCGGGCTTAGAGGTCTCCAACGAAATCACTGGTGTGAAATTCTTCATTCAAGCGTTTGCACACGATGGAAGCTGGCAAGAACTTGAGGAATGTCCAAATTTCTTTTTATCCCCTGGCCATTCTGAGTGA